The DNA region CCCATAAAGTGAGAAATTGTATGGTTGAGGAATATATTGCGTTATTCTCGGTCATAATCAAATGTCACGCTTAAGAACATTAACCTTAACACTGGCACTCAGAAGAACAATACAAGCTAAACAACTGCAATCCTGCTAACTGAATGGTCTACAATAGTCCAGTAAAAGTAGTAACAAATATGCAGATGTACACTTAAGATTACAGGCACATGACTTcgcaacaaacaagaacaaaatCATTATTGCCAACTTACTTTGTGTGCCGTCAATGTCAAACCTCATTATTTTCCCCAAAAGTGATTTCTTATTTTGAGAGAAATTAAAAGGGTCGCCTTTGCTTCCACCATCCCCCATCATAAGGTAAAGGTATCCATCTGTCGGTCCAAATAGTATTTGCCCTCCATGGTGAGCCGTATACGGCAGGCCCATTGTAAAAATCCTTCTAACCTCAGATGGATTGGCAGATGTTGCCTAGAAAATAAAATAACAGTGAGAAAATATAACTAAGATATCAAGATTTTTACAGGTGAAGTTAAACAAAGCATACCATAGAAACATTAGACGAGGAGGCTTTTGCAGAGTACTCTGAAACAACTACTTGGTACTGGCATGGCTGAGCACCATTATCAGTCCCGAGCTTCGATGGATCACAGTTAGCATCAGAATTACATGAACACCTACCAGCACATTTAGGCGATTGAGTTCTATCACAATTATAAGAAACAAAGAGGCGTCCATTGGTAGTGAATTTTGGATGAAATGCTATACCCATCAGGCCAAACTGAGAATCATAATGAACTTCATCAGTTAGATCAAGAAATGGGTTTGCTTCATCAAATTGTAGAGTGCCCCCAGAGCCTTGTTCTGGGATGGTTGCCAACCATATCTTTCCAGCTTGGCTAGACAAGAAAACTCTGTTGGATCCATCAGGATGTGGAGCCATGTTCAGATAGGATCCATTGCCTATTCGCTCAAGGCATATCCCtttaggggtgggtgatggTTCTGTAGTGTTGAAGAAAACTGCATTTCCATTAAAGCATAAAGACTGATCTCTAGACGAGCCACCAAATGATGTGCAAAAGTCATTTTCTGAGCGCCAGACATCAGTGAGCTTTGACAATGAACTAGGTAGTCTTGCACTTCCTTGCAAGGGAGGTTGAAAGGGAGAGTTCACTATTGTCACATTTATGCAAGTCTCCCAAACTAGTTTACAGTAGTCTTGTGTAGAATCTTTTGATTGAGCAGAACTTGCTGAAGAAGTATAGTTGCACAGGAGAGGAACCATCTGAATCTTTGAGCTTGAGTTGAACAACTCAGCTGAAAATGGACTGCATTCCTGAAGGTAAACCAAGATATTTTTCAGTATATAAGAGCAACAAGGAACATCAAATACTGACTAACGGACAACATAAAGAACTGTAGATCTTTAAAAATAAGCAACAGTGCAATAGTGCTGACATAGTGACATGTAGTATGAACAGAGGGTTGACATCTTCATCCCAAAAGATAAGAATGACCTATGCaggtctctctctctcccctcttttTTTCTGTAGCGTGATTTTTCTCCTACTTTCCAACAGAAAGCCCATCTAGAAACCCAGCAGACCTGGTACCTAGCAAGAAACAAGGATTGTCTGCTCGAGATTTGACTTTGTCCATTCCAGCATGACAAGCTTTTAGATTCAAAACAAAAGATGTGAATTTTTTTTCTTAAGCTAGAAATATGTTTTTCTCAATTATGTCTTAACTGCAGAGAACAACTTGAATAAACATACTCCTCTACTTGCGCAAGCACTAGATACCTGAATATACCCAACATGCAGTTTGTCCTATTATTTTCTCCTTTTGGGGATGCACATCGATGTTTCTTAGTATATTCTTCCCAAGATTCTTGGAATTAACATGGGCATGGTAGCGGCAGACAGCGCGCTCGTATCTCAACAAAGATCCCACTAGTTGTCCAGGCCTCCGAGATCCAATAATATTTGACTGAGTACTCATATGACGGATCAGCACCAGTGGCACTACTTTAAAAACTAAAAACTACCTAGTATTCTCGACTCtcgagaaaaggggaaaagacaAGTGCCACTACACTAATCCCCCAGCTTCCGTTTCCCCTCAGGCAAATCATCGAGCACGTCGCGTGCAGCCCAGAGTCGCAGTCAACAGTCAGCACCCAACAGATGTTCAGCCACGCTAACCGGGCGCGGGGTAATTCAAATCATTTGGTCGGTGATTACCGCGCAGAGGACGGACTTGACGACGCCGGCGCAGGCCGCGTCGGAGACGTTCATGGCGTCGAACCTCTTCCGCAGCGCGGCGTCCGCGGCGGCGTCGCAGCAgctgccgccgcccccgccgtagGCCGAGCAGAAAGACAGCGTCCTGTTCAGCGGCACAGGCGCCCCTGCAAGCAACAACAATCAAGCAAGCAGAAAGTGAACGACCGAATCAGAGGGCAAGCGATGAAGCGAATCGGAGAAGCGCCGCTCACTTCCGTCGGTGCATAGCGGGAgggcgcgcgcggccggcggcgaccacGCGGCGAGGCAGCAGcagacgaggaggaggaggaagagcgagcgccgcgcgcgcgcggcgagggCGGGCCTCCTCATCCCGGGCTACTGCGGCGGGGGTGCGCCTGGCTCCTGCGGGCatggccgagccgcgccgcgccgAGGAGCAGGTAGATTTATTGGAAAGATGAGCTGATGAGGAGGGACCGAGGGAGGCGGCGGGATCGGCAGCATGGCATGTGAGTGCTGACCAAGTTGAGTTTAAATATGGCGGGCAAGTGGAAGGGAGACATTTGTCTACCGCTGCTCGCCTGCTCGGATGGCGACTGCTTTGACTACACCACTGGTCGCTGCTCCTCATGCTGGTTTTTCTGGTACGGAGCTGAAGAGCAGGGCGGCCATTAACTCATGGCAAACCAGAGCACCAGAAAATTAAGAATTGTGCTAGTGTAGTTAACTTGATACGCGGCACTCCGCATAGTCGGGCACCTTGAGTTTGacaaatttttattttgaaatatatCTAGGCATGCTGATGAACTTATGATAGACCACTACTGGTCGGTGTTAGTTGCGAAACAGGGTCACTTGTTTTTCCTTTTTGAAAGAAAAAACAGGGTCACTTGTGACTTGTGAGCTTGACGCCTTTTGACTAGGCAGCCTGTGGGCCACCATACATTTGGCCACTGGCCAGCCGTGTGAACATATACGGTAATAAGATGAACAAAGCATCTTGAAATACTATACTCCTGCCTCCTTTCATGACAGATAATCTAGCTGTTTGTTCAAAAGAAAACAGATAATCTAGCTGAAACtgaattttcaaaagtttctatttttgcaaaaaaaaaagtttcGAAGATTCGCTTGCTTTTATATCACGAGCGTCTTCACCTGAGTTGATGAAAGCGAACACACCTGACGAGTGAGAACAGAGAGATGAGAGGTTTGTGCTGTTTGACCTTGCCTTTCAACAACATTCATGCATGGCCAGTACATCCATATTGACATTGTCAACCACCAGTGAGGCGAAACACACAAGTCAACGGCAAAGATCGCCCTTCAATAAAAACAAACAAACAGATGAAAGCTTTTGCGCAAGGTGAGCTCAAAGTCGCTTTTCTACCTTCAATTCAATTATTCAACCGTCGGCTCGGCTCCCACGTCAAGGTCAAGGGGCACAATTCAACGGCTGGAGTCGGCAATGGGCTCACAGATTCTCCGTGTTTGAACTGCTAGTAGTGAGGATAGTGTGTACACTTGACTTTATCAAGTGGAATTCTCAAAAAAAATCTTTCTTCTCACGAATATTTTACGAGAGTTGAATTCACATGTCTTGGGCCGAGTGGATCAAACATTGAAGAATGGAACTGGTAAGTGAACTCCTAATGGGCCAGAAATCGCAATCCACAAGTCTACCATGACATTCGGCCCACGACAAAATTCCGGCTCAGCCTGCTCCTACACGAGTCGGGGTGTCGGACTCGACCACCGACCGATCATCGTCGATTCGTTTTTTCGCGATCGCCGCGCGTATAAATATATCGCGCCTGCCGTAACGCACGCGCAAGTGCCCAGCGCAACCAATCGGCTCGCCTTTGCACTTCGCATTCGCAACAACTCCGCTCGATCTCGAGTTCTCGTCTTCTCGATCATGGCGGCAgcggtggccgccgccggcctcgacGCGCGCATGAAGCTGCTGTGCAGCCACGGCGGGCGCCTCGTCCCGCGCGGCGGCCCCGACGGCGCGCTGCGGTACGTGGGCGGCGAGACGCGCGTCCTCGTCGTGCCCCGCTCGGCGACCTTCCGCGAcctggcggcgagggcggccgaggtggccggcggcgcggaggtGCGCGCGATCAGGCACCGCCTCGCCGACGACGAGGGGCTCGAGGACGTGCTCGTGTCGGTCACCTGCGACGAGGAGCTCGCGCACATGCGCCACGAGTACGACCGCCTGCGGGCGACCCGACCCGGCGCGAGGTTCCGGGTCTTCGTCACCACCACAGCGGCCTCCGCCGGCTCAGGCGGCGGCGTTTACCAGCAGAGAGCGACGGCCGGGCTACCACCCCTCGCGCCGGCTATGCGGCGCGTGCAGAGCGAGCGGGCGATGCTGCACCGGCGGCTCGCCTACCCAGCGCCGGTGCGGCGCGTCCAGAGCGCGCAGGAGTTCTCCGGAGACATCCACGCGCAGCAGCCGTTCCACCACCATCGCCACCAGCAGTGCTGCTGCTCCTGCCGCCAGCGCCGTGACCTGTGCGCGCCCGGTCCGCCGCCGGCGTGGCCAATGAACGCATTGCCCTACATGCCCAAGAAAGCAACTGCTGCTCCTTCGATGCCCGCGGCGAAGGCAGCCGGGCGGGTGGTCTTCACTGACGCCGCGAGGGAGATGGCGACGAGCAGAGACGCCCAGGCGGCCATGGAGGAAAGAAGAGCGATATGGGAGTTCGAGTGAAGCGTACGTGCTAGGGCTTAGTTGCCCCTGATCTCTGTGAATTTGCATCTACGGTTGGAACAGCGAAAAGCATCTGTACAGCCCATCTGAGATTCTGAGTTGACGTCCTCTGCTTTAATCTGGACGAATTGTTGTTTTTTTTTGTCATACACACTGAAGATTGTCTATTGTTTCTTATTTTTGTCCGCAATGGATGTAAACTTCAACTGTGTAATGCAGATTATTGCTAGCGTTGTTTTGACTGTCGGAGATTATTTTGTATGGTTTTCACTTTTCAGGATGTCAACCTGCCGTAATTTCCTACACCAGATCTAAGCTAAGCTACCTGGAGAACCCTATTTACCTCCTGGACAACCAGAATCGACTAGTAACTCTGATAAACAGGCATATTTGCTCTGGCAGTCTGGTCAGAGACATGTTTTTCTCTGAGCAAAGAGCAAAGAGTGCTACTATTTGCAGGCTAAGGAGACCACCACTGTCATTATTGTCTACACTCTACAGCCGACAATGTTTCAGGATTCATAATTTGAATTTTCAGCTAACGAAGTGAGATGACATCTCGGTCGATACCATTTGCCGAGTCAGCTGGCTACACACCATTCGCTCTGTTTCTTTTTATAAGGTATGTTATACTGTATTTAAGAAAGTCTTTGACCACCAATTTTCTCTCTTACAATGATATTATAAATTTGTAAATGGCTATAAAATCAATTTGCGAATATTAATATATTAATACAACTTTTATGTAAACATGCATATATAATTCAACTTCCGTTTCTCAAAATTTTACAAAAATTGACCTTTCCGAATCCTAACGCGCCTAATTAGTTGAACGAAATTATTTAAAGAAAATGAGAGTTTAAAGGTGAAACATTATCCTAATTGGTAAGCACGCAGGATGGAACGGGAAAAGGAATCTCAATTCCCTAACACGCCTCAATTTGTTAGCAAACCACGTGTTAGCTTCTGAATGGCATCACATCGACGATCGACCGCGGGGATTGATTCCGACGGTGACGAGCTGCCTCTCCTTGAGTTTCCGAGCTTCATCCGACTCGTCGTCCCGCCGAAGAATCGCGTCCCACGAACGGCACCAGCAACCGCCGTTCACCTTAATATGGACTCGATCAAGACTTCCGAGTCCAATTCGACCGCATAATCTTCGCTCACGCGTCAATGGCGGGGCTATAAACTCACCAGTCACGACCCAGCGAGCCTCCCACACGGATCCACTCCACCGGGTCCACTCGGCCTCATGGCGGTGCCAGAGGCGGCGTCCTCCTGCGACGGCAGCGGCGCGCGCATCACGCTGAACTGCAGCCACGGCGGCCGCTTCCTGCCCCTCGGCCCCGGCGGCGCGCTGCGGTACGTGGGCGGCGAGACGCGCGTCCTCGCCGTGCCGCGCGCGGCGACCTTCCGCGACCTGGCGGCGCGGCTGTCGTCGGAGGTGGCCGGAGGCGCGGAGGTGCGCGCGATCAGGCACCGCCTCACCGACGAGGGCCTCGAGGACGTGATCGTGTCGGTCACCTGCGACGACGAGCTCGCGCACATGCGCGACGAGTACGACCGCCTGCGCGCCACGAGGCCAGCCGCGAGGTTCCGGGTTTACGTCACCACCAGCGATTCCGccggtcccggcggcggcggcggcttccaaGGGCGGATAGCTGCGTCAGGGCTCCCACCCCTCGCCCCGAAGATGCGGCGCGTCCAGAGCGTGCAGGCGCAACTGCACCGGCGCTGCCTCGCCTTGCCAGCACCGATGCGGCGCATCCAGAGCGCGCAGGAGATCGCACGGGCCACCCACGTCCAGCCGTCCTTCCGCCACCGGCGCCAGCAGGAGTTCTGCCGCAACAGTCAGCGCCGTGACCTgtgcgcggccgcgccgccgccggcgcgtccGGTGGACGCACCGCCCTGCATGTTCAAGAAAGTACCTGCTCCTTCGGTGCCCGCGGCGATGGCAACAGGTCGGGTGGTCTTCACCGATGCCGCAAGGGAGAAGGCGAGGAGCAGAGGCGTCCAGGCGGCCATGGAGAACAGAAGAGCGATCTGGGAGTTAGCCAGTTAGGGCTTAGATTGTGTTGACGGTTATTGCCATCGTTGACTAGTGCAGAAGCTGTAAATACAGATTACTGTGTAAATACAGATTCTAAAATACATATTAGTACTTTACCATTTGTTGTTTATTTCTCAGCCACAGCCAAAAAGAGTGACTGTCTTTTTTCCCTTCAGTGGAAGTATATACTCAGAACTATGTAAATACAGATTAATTTGTCAATGCATCCTCCAACTTGTTGCAGTTGCATTAAGTTCTTTTCAAACAACAATGGCACATAAAGACAAGTATGCTATGAATCGCATAAGTTTCAGTTAACAACTCAGGTAGTATagaataaaaaaaataactCAGGTAGTAGATATTAAAATTGAATCATACAAATAGTGTCGAAGCATCTGAAGTTATACAGCCTTAACTACACTAAAATCTCCATAAAACAAAAAACTTGGCAGTTCATAATCATGAGCTTCAGACAGGAAACAAGAAAATCGGGCAGATATCAACATGTAACCAATGAAGTTTATTAATCAGAGTATCCAACAGTGCTCAACAGTAAGTAGCAGCAAATCCAGAATAGGCTTCATTCCATTCAATAATGGGGAATCTATGTAATTCAAATCCAGTCCAATAAAAAAAAACATGTTGGATAACCCACATCCATTGCGTGTAAATAACATAACACATGGCATtagggaaggaaaagaaaaggtacAAATCTAGCAATCTATGGGCAGCATGTGAAGTCTCTAGGATTCTTGGAAAACAGAGTACAAATGTTACAACAGTGTCAGTACACGATCTGACCTATCTACCAGGTACAAAGACTAGTAGTTGTGCTCCTTCAGAGGTGATCTTCTCTCTACAACCTGCGCTGATTTGTTCCTGATCAAAGATGCAGAAGTTCTAGCATTAGTTTTATCTAAGCTAGGCTTGTCATCGGATGGTTCCTCTTCATTAACTTTCTGCATGATCATTCTCAAATTTGACATCAGGTTTTCACCTCCATAAATTACCTCCCCCATGGTATTGGTGAGCCCAGTCAGCTCATCAACTAACTCACTCCTCTCTTGAAGAACAACATTAGACAGATCTGTTGTTCTATACTTTAGCACTCCCAGCTGCTCTTCTaacatttcttttctttcctccaACGATTTAAGTTTATTTGCAACTTCCAGATGCTCCTTTGATTTTTCTGTCATTTGTGCAGTAGACTCAGCTTTGAGCTGCTCAATACGATTCTTCAAATTTCCTGACTGCTCTTTCTCTAGCACTAGATCCACCTGCAGAGACTCGAGTTCTCTTTCACATTCTGCAATGAGCATATCCTTGAAAACACTATCATGCTCTTGGATGATATTAAGTGAATTTAGAGATTCTGCAAATCGATAAAGTTGATTAACCTCGAGCTGAACTTCTGTGACTTTTGCTGCTGCATTTTCAAGAAGTTGCTCGATGTCAAGTTTAACAGATTCAACAGTTCGTTGAATATCAGAAATAGCAATTTCTTTCTCTGCAATTAGTGTATACCAATCTGCTTCCTCTTGATCAAACATATACATGATCTCCTGCTCCCTACATGCGAATTTCTGCTCAAAGGAACTAaccctttcttcaagctccaaAAGTTTTTTGTCATAGACCTCAACAATTTCAGAGTAGCTGCTGTTTACTTCTTGAATAGATTTCTCATACTCCATCTTGATAAGACTACCCAAGTCAATTTTTTGGCCCAGGTTTTCTTCTTCTAGTACAGCAATGTGCTGCTGAAGCTCATCAATCACCTTTCCTTTCTCGCTAATTATACCACATaacttctccttttcttttgtaTGACACTCCTCACTCTCCATTTTGGCAATAAGAGCAACATCCAAATCTCTCTTCAGTATGCAGTTTTTATCCATATATGTTTTGAGTTCAGTTTCCATATCAACCTTCAGCTTCTTCAAATGCTCCAATGCTTGCTTTTGCTGATGAAAATTGTTCTCAAATTTGCTCAGCTCACTGCTCCTCTCTGAGAGGACATAATTTGCCTCATCGAGGGCACC from Panicum hallii strain FIL2 chromosome 9, PHallii_v3.1, whole genome shotgun sequence includes:
- the LOC112877793 gene encoding HIPL1 protein-like — its product is MRRPALAARARRSLFLLLLVCCCLAAWSPPAARALPLCTDGRAPVPLNRTLSFCSAYGGGGGSCCDAAADAALRKRFDAMNVSDAACAGVVKSVLCAECSPFSAELFNSSSKIQMVPLLCNYTSSASSAQSKDSTQDYCKLVWETCINVTIVNSPFQPPLQGSARLPSSLSKLTDVWRSENDFCTSFGGSSRDQSLCFNGNAVFFNTTEPSPTPKGICLERIGNGSYLNMAPHPDGSNRVFLSSQAGKIWLATIPEQGSGGTLQFDEANPFLDLTDEVHYDSQFGLMGIAFHPKFTTNGRLFVSYNCDRTQSPKCAGRCSCNSDANCDPSKLGTDNGAQPCQYQVVVSEYSAKASSSNVSMATSANPSEVRRIFTMGLPYTAHHGGQILFGPTDGYLYLMMGDGGSKGDPFNFSQNKKSLLGKIMRFDIDGTQSQSQTINQSSWGNYSIPKDNPFADDSDLQPEIWALGFSNPWRCSFDSERPSYFYCGDVGEDAYEEVDLITKGGNYGWRAYEGPYIYHPQQSPGGNTSLDSINAIFPVMGYDHSSVNKEIGSASITGGYVYRGSTDPCLYGRYLYTDLYSSLMWTGTETPEGSGNYTSAVIPLSCPKSSPIACESAAGSTDPLLGYIFSFGEDNSKDVFVLASKGVYRVVRPSLCGYSCPAETPATSNGTTPPGASSSAPATRLAVKSVAVALALVVCALYS
- the LOC112873915 gene encoding uncharacterized protein LOC112873915; this encodes MAVPEAASSCDGSGARITLNCSHGGRFLPLGPGGALRYVGGETRVLAVPRAATFRDLAARLSSEVAGGAEVRAIRHRLTDEGLEDVIVSVTCDDELAHMRDEYDRLRATRPAARFRVYVTTSDSAGPGGGGGFQGRIAASGLPPLAPKMRRVQSVQAQLHRRCLALPAPMRRIQSAQEIARATHVQPSFRHRRQQEFCRNSQRRDLCAAAPPPARPVDAPPCMFKKVPAPSVPAAMATGRVVFTDAAREKARSRGVQAAMENRRAIWELAS